The Thermasporomyces composti region GGAGGTCGCCGATGAGACGGGCGCGACCGTCAACCAGGTCGTCCTGTCGTGGTTGATCGGGCACGAGGTTCCCATCATTCCGCTCGTGGGCGTGTCCTCGCTGGCGCAGCTGAACGAGAACCTCGCCGCCGTGGACCTCACGCTCACCCCGGAGCAGCGGGCCAAGCTCGACGCGGCTCACTGAGACCGGCTCGTCGTGACCACGTGCGACGGGCCTTCGCGCCGTCGTACGTGGTCACGGCTCAACTCACGTGCCGAGCGCACGCACGCCGCCCACGGCGCTCAGCAGCGAGCCGTTCCCCTCACCGGTCGTGGCCGGGTGGGCTTGCGGAGTGGCCGGTGACGGACCGTCCTCGTCGCGGTCGACCCCGCCGAGCTGCGAGCTCGACCGTTGAGTCGACGCGGTGTCCGGATTCGGCAAGCGACGGGGGTTGATCCAGCGCAGCCGTCGTGGTCATCCTCGACCCGGCTCCCGGCGTGTCCGATTGGCTGGTTTCCCAATGTGGGAACGTGCCCACATCGGAAGCGTCGGTACCAGCGACAGCGACGTTCGCCTAGGTACAGTGACTCGCGCCTAGGTGGAGTCGCCGGCTCACGGGAGGTACCGAGGGTGACCGCAACAGCGCAGGTGGCATCCGAACGCCAACCATCCCCCACCGGTCGCGCAGCCGCCCGGAGAGCGTGGAGCCCACGAGAGAAGGCCAACCTCGTCAAGGGCCTTCTCTTCATCAGCCCCTGGATCGTGGGCGTCCTGGCCTTCGTGGCCTACCCGATGGTCTACTCCCTGGCCATCAGCCTGACGAAGTACAGCGGCATGCAGGCCCCGGAATGGTTCGGGCTCGGCAACTACGTCCGGCTGTTCCAGGACCCGTTGGCGTGGACGTCGATCTACAACACGCTCTTCTACTCCGGATGGGCGGTGCCCATCGGACTGGTGGTCGCGCTCCTGCTCGCCCTGGCGATGAACCGCAACGTGCGGGAGGTGGCGTTCTACCGCACCGCGCTGTACATACCGTCGTTGGCGCCGATCTTCGCGCTGTCGTTCATCTTCATCGTGCTGGTCAACCCCGGCACGGGTATCGTCAACCAGTTCTTCGGCCTGTTCGGCGCCGAGCCTCGGGACTACCTGGCCGACCCGACGACAGCGAAGCTCGTCATCGTGGCGACCGCGCAGCTCGGCGCTGGTAACGCCGCCCTCATCTTCCTGGCCGGGTTGAACAACATCCCGCAGACGTTGTACGAGGCAGCCCGCATCGATGGCGCGAACGCGTTCCAGTCGTTCACTCGGATCACGCTTCCGCTGCTCACGCCCGCGATCCTGTTCAACCTCATCACGGGCATCAGCGCAGGCCTGCAGGTCTTCACCCAGGCCTACATCATGACGCGCGGCGGCCCCAACAACGGCACCTTGTTCTACATGTACTACCTGTACAAGAACGCGTTCAGCTACGCCCAGCTCGGGTACGCGTGCGCGCTCGCCGTCATCCTCTTCCTCGTCGGTGTGATCCTCGCCGTGGCCGTCTACCAGGTCTCCAGGCGTTTCGTCCACTACGACGTCACCGCCTGAAGCCGGCGCCGCGCAGACATCCGACCCAAGAAACGAGGACCATCATGGCCACGCAGACCGAGATCGACTTCCGCACTCGGCGGCAGGACAGCGGGCCCGTGATGTCGGCACGCTCCCGTCAGCTGCGCCGGCTCTGGGACGGTGTCGGCAACCGGATCTTCCTGATCACGATGTCGGCGCTGTTCCTCCTGCCGCTGTACTGGATGGTCGCGACCGCGCTCAAGTCGAACGAAGAACTGGCCACCACGCCGCCGACGATCATCCCGAGAAGCTGGCAGTGGAGCAACTTCGTCGAAGCGTTCCAGACGATTCCGTTCGCCACCTACTTCAGCAACTCGGTCATCATCACCGTGCTCGGCGTGGTTGGCTCGGTGCTCTCGAACCTCATCGTGGCCTACGGGTTCGCCTGCATCGAATGGCGCGGCCGGGACAAGGTCTTCTACGTCGTCTTGGCGACGCTGTTCATCCCCTTCCCCATCGCCATCATCCCCACCTTCGACCTGTTCGCCTGGCTGGGTTGGATCAACACCTTCCTGCCGCTGGTTGTCCCCCACTTCCTCGGCAGCGCGTTCTTCGTCTTCCTGCTTCGCCAGTTCCTGCTCCAGATCCCACGCGAGCACCTCGACGCCGCGCGGGTAGATGGCGCGAACGAGTGGCAGATCCTGTGGCGGGTGGTCTTCCCGATGGCGCGGCCAGCGGTCGCCACGGTGGCGATCTTCAGCGCGGTGGGCTCGTGGAACGACTTCATGGGGCCCCTGCTCTACCTGCAGGACGAGGCCAAGCAGACGCTCGCGATCGGGCTCGAGGCGTTCCGGTCGACCCACGACGTGCAGTTCAACCTGCTGATGGCCGCGTCCGTGATGATCGTCCTCCCGCTGGTCATCTTGTTCTTCGCCGCCCAGAAGTACTTCATCCGCGGCATCACGCTCGGCAGCTTCAAGTAGGAGAGGGCACTCGCAGATGAGATTCCGACGCACTCGTCCTCGCCGGCTCCTCCTCACCGCGTTAGCCATGCTCATGGTGGCGGCCACTGGCGCGGCCTGCGGAAACGACCGACCAGACAACGAGCTGCTGGTGTGGACCTCTCTCGGCGGCGAGATCGATATGGCACCGCAGCGGCAGATCATCGCCGAGTTCGAGAAGCGCAACCCCGGCGTCAAGGTTCAGATCGTGCCGAAGTCCGGGCGCTTCACCGGTGACAACACCGCGCTGATCGCCGCCGTGCGCGCCAAGGAGCCCCCGGACGTCTTCATCACCGACCGGTTCACGGTGGCCAACCAGGCGTCGATCGGTCTGCTCACCAACCTGTCCGAGCTCGCTGGTGAGGAGGCCGACGAGCTGGCCAAGCAGTACCTGCCGTTCGCGATCGCCGAGGCCTCCTACAACGGCGACCTCTACGCCCTGCCGTTCGACACCGACGCCCGCGGGCTCTACTACAACAAGCAGGTGCTGCGGGACGCGGGCATCGATCCCGACGTGCTCGACCCTCGCCATGGACCTCCCACGATCGCCGAGGTCATGGAGATCGCCGACAAGATCACCCAGACCGACGAAAGGGGCAACTACACCCGTCTCGGCATCATCCCCTGGGACGGCCAGGCGTTCCACGCCACCTGGGGTCTGATCAACCGCGCGCAGTGGTACGACGAGAAGACGTGCGAGATCACCGCCACCTCGCCGGGCTGGCTGAAGACGTTCCGGCAGTTCGACGAGTGGGCGCGGAAGCTGGACTTCCAGAAGGTGCAGGCCTACCTCGCCACCTACCGTCCGCCGAACGCCGACCCGTCGACCTCCCCCTTCTACACCGGTCGGCTCGGTATGGCGATCGACGGCAACTGGCAGCTGGCCAGCATCAAGAAGTACGCACCCGACCTGGACTTCGGCGTGACCTGGCTGCCCGTACCGGAGGAAGGCGACCCTCCCCTGACGTGGTCGGGTGGCTTCGCCCTGGTCATGCCCAAGGGCGTGAAGAACCCGGACCTGGTCTGGAAGTTCATGAAGTTCTACGCCGGCGAGGAGGGGCAGCGCATCTACGCCAAGGGCGCCAGCAAGATCCCCACGTGGAAGTCGCTCATCAACGACGAGAGCGTCACCGGTGAGCAGGGGATCTTCCCGAGCATGATGGAGCACTCGACCAACCGGCCGGCACTGCCTGTGGGCGCCCAGATCTCCGACGCGATGGACGCCGCGCAGTCCGGCGTCCTCCTCGGCGAGCTCACACCGGAGGAGGCCACCCAGCAAGTGCAGGACCGGGTGGGACCGCAAATGAAGCAGTTCTGCCCGTTCACGTTGACCTAGTCACGCTCTCGACCACCGTCCGAGACGGTGTCACCGCCCGCTTGTCGGCGATCGCTGTCCACAAGCGGGCGGTTTCATACCGTTTTCCAGACCTGCCGCGTGTCGCGTCCCCACCGTCTGGAACCATGAGGTTCGTGCAGGGTTGGCCCAAAGACGCGTGCGTCGGCACGGTGACACGGGTCGACGCCCGGCGCGGGCTGCCGCCGGGCCAGCGGGTCGCCCGGGAGTGGAAGGTCTACCACTACGGACCTCTGCCGCGTCCGAAGGACCTCGCCACCTGGGACCTGCGGGTGTTCGGCGCGACGGCGTCGGGGCGCGAGCACGTGTTCGACCTCGACGCGCTGGCCGACCTGTGCCGGATCACCGTCGACGCTGACCTGCACTGCGTGAGCGGCTTCAGTGTCCTCAACCTGACCTGGGAGGGCATTCCTGCCCAGCGGCTGCTGGAGCTCGCGCCACCGCGGGACGACGTTCGCTACGTCGTCGCCTGGGCACAGTACGGCTACTCGGCGAACATGACGCTGGCCGACTTCACCGCGCCGACCACGATCCTCGCCACCGGCGTCAACGGCCAGCCGCTCAGCGTCGAGCGTGGCGGACC contains the following coding sequences:
- a CDS encoding carbohydrate ABC transporter permease, which produces MTATAQVASERQPSPTGRAAARRAWSPREKANLVKGLLFISPWIVGVLAFVAYPMVYSLAISLTKYSGMQAPEWFGLGNYVRLFQDPLAWTSIYNTLFYSGWAVPIGLVVALLLALAMNRNVREVAFYRTALYIPSLAPIFALSFIFIVLVNPGTGIVNQFFGLFGAEPRDYLADPTTAKLVIVATAQLGAGNAALIFLAGLNNIPQTLYEAARIDGANAFQSFTRITLPLLTPAILFNLITGISAGLQVFTQAYIMTRGGPNNGTLFYMYYLYKNAFSYAQLGYACALAVILFLVGVILAVAVYQVSRRFVHYDVTA
- a CDS encoding carbohydrate ABC transporter permease; the protein is MATQTEIDFRTRRQDSGPVMSARSRQLRRLWDGVGNRIFLITMSALFLLPLYWMVATALKSNEELATTPPTIIPRSWQWSNFVEAFQTIPFATYFSNSVIITVLGVVGSVLSNLIVAYGFACIEWRGRDKVFYVVLATLFIPFPIAIIPTFDLFAWLGWINTFLPLVVPHFLGSAFFVFLLRQFLLQIPREHLDAARVDGANEWQILWRVVFPMARPAVATVAIFSAVGSWNDFMGPLLYLQDEAKQTLAIGLEAFRSTHDVQFNLLMAASVMIVLPLVILFFAAQKYFIRGITLGSFK
- a CDS encoding ABC transporter substrate-binding protein — protein: MRFRRTRPRRLLLTALAMLMVAATGAACGNDRPDNELLVWTSLGGEIDMAPQRQIIAEFEKRNPGVKVQIVPKSGRFTGDNTALIAAVRAKEPPDVFITDRFTVANQASIGLLTNLSELAGEEADELAKQYLPFAIAEASYNGDLYALPFDTDARGLYYNKQVLRDAGIDPDVLDPRHGPPTIAEVMEIADKITQTDERGNYTRLGIIPWDGQAFHATWGLINRAQWYDEKTCEITATSPGWLKTFRQFDEWARKLDFQKVQAYLATYRPPNADPSTSPFYTGRLGMAIDGNWQLASIKKYAPDLDFGVTWLPVPEEGDPPLTWSGGFALVMPKGVKNPDLVWKFMKFYAGEEGQRIYAKGASKIPTWKSLINDESVTGEQGIFPSMMEHSTNRPALPVGAQISDAMDAAQSGVLLGELTPEEATQQVQDRVGPQMKQFCPFTLT
- a CDS encoding molybdopterin-dependent oxidoreductase, whose translation is MRFVQGWPKDACVGTVTRVDARRGLPPGQRVAREWKVYHYGPLPRPKDLATWDLRVFGATASGREHVFDLDALADLCRITVDADLHCVSGFSVLNLTWEGIPAQRLLELAPPRDDVRYVVAWAQYGYSANMTLADFTAPTTILATGVNGQPLSVERGGPLRLVVPHLYAWKGPKWLRAIEYLTHDRRGFWEERGYHNRGDPWSGRRYSYQEEAGEGPPL